In a single window of the Novosphingobium sp. IK01 genome:
- a CDS encoding phage tail protein: MRKADSLRRWLTAFLPDLRKQADRLQVYLEGGRISARRSATLSFAYAYTVKALITDFAGDPDTVMVATLAWIEKEQPQLLQTADNTPFQFEAELLDSDTYDLQLSIELTEPVLVLPRADGSGFDIEHPPEPTLPPMFTQGTATFLQGFGNADKLVQSLTLGTFEA, translated from the coding sequence ATGCGCAAAGCCGATAGCCTGCGCCGCTGGCTCACCGCCTTCCTGCCCGACTTGCGCAAGCAGGCCGACCGCCTTCAGGTCTATCTCGAAGGCGGCCGGATCAGCGCGCGGCGGTCGGCCACGCTGTCTTTCGCCTATGCCTATACGGTCAAGGCGCTCATCACCGACTTTGCGGGCGATCCCGACACGGTCATGGTGGCGACGCTCGCGTGGATCGAGAAGGAGCAGCCCCAGCTACTCCAGACCGCAGACAACACGCCCTTCCAGTTCGAGGCCGAACTGCTCGACAGCGACACCTATGACCTCCAGCTGTCGATCGAGCTGACCGAACCGGTCCTCGTCCTCCCCCGCGCGGACGGGTCGGGCTTCGACATCGAGCACCCGCCCGAGCCGACGCTCCCGCCGATGTTCACCCAGGGCACGGCCACGTTCCTCCAAGGCTTCGGCAATGCCGACAAGCTCGTGCAGTCGCTCACGCTGGGTACGTTCGAGGCATGA
- a CDS encoding type II toxin-antitoxin system RelE/ParE family toxin has product METQQTPAFKDWFNALRDVKAQSKIAGRIARFELGLMGDVKSVGDGVSEARIDFGPGYRLYFTRRGTQLIILLIGGDKSSQQRDIAKAKEMAAQIP; this is encoded by the coding sequence ATGGAAACGCAGCAGACGCCCGCTTTCAAAGACTGGTTCAACGCGCTTCGCGATGTGAAAGCCCAGTCGAAGATCGCGGGCCGCATTGCTCGTTTCGAACTTGGCCTCATGGGTGACGTGAAGTCAGTCGGGGATGGAGTGTCAGAAGCCCGGATCGACTTCGGCCCCGGCTATCGCCTCTATTTCACGCGCCGGGGCACGCAGTTAATCATCCTGCTGATCGGCGGGGACAAGTCCAGCCAGCAGCGGGACATCGCGAAGGCAAAGGAAATGGCGGCTCAGATACCCTGA
- a CDS encoding tyrosine-type recombinase/integrase, with protein MLTTKECEAVVPGTKPIKLFDGLGLYLHVTTGGHKGWRWKYRFGGKERGLVFGSFPEISLKRARDMRDDARALLRQGVDPGDERRRAALRRIAGVDANSTFQVVAERWHTMQAPQWKERHASDVITSLTNEVFPYLGGRPLGEIKPVDVRAVLDRVQMRGAVETAHRLRQRISAVFRYAIASDIAETDPAAFVGAALQPVRKRKQPAFRELDAARAFLMAYEAVPGHPTTKLASRLLALTAARPGMIQWAEPHEFEDLDGPNPIWRVPAEKMKLRKEHAESEAFEFILPLSRQAVATVKAARLFGVNRRYLFPSARHAHRPITENALNVAYRRVAGFEGKHVPHGWRSTFSTIMNERAIEQNRPADRAIIDLMLAHVPKDKVESAYNRASYMPRRRELAQEWADLISEGLAPVESLLAVPRR; from the coding sequence ATGTTGACCACCAAGGAGTGCGAGGCAGTCGTGCCTGGCACCAAGCCGATCAAGCTTTTCGACGGGCTGGGCTTGTATCTGCATGTCACGACCGGCGGGCACAAAGGCTGGCGCTGGAAATATCGCTTCGGTGGCAAGGAGCGCGGGCTGGTGTTCGGCTCCTTCCCCGAGATTTCGCTCAAGCGGGCGCGGGATATGCGGGACGATGCGCGGGCGTTGCTGCGCCAGGGCGTCGATCCAGGCGACGAGCGGCGGCGCGCGGCGCTGCGGCGGATTGCCGGGGTGGATGCGAACAGCACCTTTCAGGTCGTGGCCGAACGCTGGCACACGATGCAGGCTCCGCAGTGGAAGGAGCGGCATGCCAGCGACGTCATCACCAGTCTGACCAACGAGGTATTCCCCTACCTGGGCGGGCGTCCGCTGGGCGAGATCAAGCCGGTCGACGTCAGGGCGGTACTCGACCGGGTGCAGATGCGTGGTGCGGTCGAGACGGCGCATCGTCTGAGGCAGCGGATTTCGGCGGTCTTTCGCTATGCGATTGCCTCGGATATTGCCGAGACCGATCCGGCGGCCTTCGTCGGGGCGGCGCTGCAACCCGTGCGCAAGCGCAAGCAGCCGGCCTTTCGCGAGTTGGACGCAGCGCGGGCCTTCCTGATGGCCTACGAGGCCGTGCCGGGGCATCCCACGACCAAGCTTGCTTCGCGCCTGCTCGCGCTGACAGCGGCGCGTCCGGGTATGATCCAGTGGGCCGAACCGCACGAGTTCGAGGATCTGGACGGACCCAACCCGATCTGGCGGGTTCCGGCCGAGAAAATGAAGCTGCGCAAGGAGCATGCCGAGAGCGAGGCCTTCGAGTTCATCCTGCCGCTCTCGCGGCAGGCAGTGGCCACGGTGAAGGCAGCGCGCCTGTTCGGGGTCAACCGGCGGTATCTGTTCCCTTCGGCGCGGCACGCGCATCGGCCCATCACGGAGAATGCGCTGAACGTGGCGTATCGCCGCGTCGCGGGCTTCGAGGGGAAGCACGTTCCCCACGGCTGGCGTTCGACGTTCTCCACGATCATGAACGAGCGGGCCATCGAGCAGAATCGCCCCGCCGACCGGGCGATCATCGACCTGATGCTGGCGCATGTGCCCAAGGACAAGGTCGAGTCGGCCTACAATCGCGCCTCGTACATGCCCAGGCGTCGGGAACTGGCCCAGGAATGGGCGGATCTGATCTCGGAGGGTCTGGCGCCGGTCGAAAGCCTGCTGGCCGTCCCCAGGCGGTAG
- a CDS encoding phage portal protein: MSKRKRARRTGLAVANETRTSVSAFTFGDPEPVNSRATMLDMLECWHNQRWYEPPISLEGLSRSFRASPHHSSAIILKRNMLASSLDPTPQLSRRAFAGMVQDYLVLGNAYVQEVRNRLGQLLRLDHALAKFTRRGLEPGEFWWVPGFRNEVAFEPGTVHQIMAPDINQEIYGLPEYLSALQSALLNENATLFRRRYFENGSHAGYILYATGAFADGDVDAMREALKRSKGPGNFRNLFVHAPDGKESGIRILPIAEVGAKDEFLGIKNTTRDDVLAAHRVPPQLLGIVPANAGGFGDVTKATDAFFELEIAPLQSVFLELNNALGVEAVRFRERVKTAA; this comes from the coding sequence ATGAGCAAGCGAAAGCGGGCACGCCGCACCGGTCTGGCCGTGGCCAACGAGACCCGCACGAGCGTCTCGGCCTTCACCTTCGGCGATCCCGAACCGGTGAACAGCCGGGCCACGATGCTCGACATGCTCGAATGCTGGCACAACCAGCGCTGGTACGAACCGCCGATCTCGCTCGAAGGGCTCTCGCGCTCGTTCCGCGCATCCCCCCACCATTCGAGCGCGATCATCCTCAAGCGCAACATGCTGGCGTCCAGCCTCGATCCCACGCCCCAGCTCTCGCGCCGGGCCTTTGCCGGGATGGTGCAGGACTACCTCGTCCTCGGGAACGCCTATGTGCAGGAAGTGCGCAATCGCCTCGGCCAGTTGCTGCGCCTCGATCATGCGCTGGCCAAGTTCACCCGGCGCGGGCTGGAGCCGGGCGAGTTCTGGTGGGTGCCCGGCTTCCGCAACGAGGTGGCTTTTGAGCCCGGCACCGTCCACCAGATCATGGCCCCCGACATCAATCAGGAGATCTATGGCCTGCCCGAGTATCTCTCGGCGCTGCAATCGGCCCTGCTCAACGAGAACGCCACCCTGTTCCGCCGCCGCTATTTCGAGAACGGCAGCCACGCGGGCTATATCCTCTACGCAACCGGGGCCTTCGCCGATGGCGACGTGGACGCCATGCGCGAGGCGCTCAAGCGCTCGAAGGGACCGGGCAACTTCCGCAACCTCTTCGTCCACGCCCCCGACGGCAAGGAAAGCGGCATCAGGATCCTGCCGATCGCCGAAGTGGGCGCCAAGGACGAGTTCCTCGGCATCAAGAACACGACCCGCGACGACGTGCTCGCCGCCCACCGCGTCCCGCCCCAACTGCTGGGCATCGTACCAGCCAACGCGGGTGGCTTTGGCGACGTGACCAAGGCCACCGATGCCTTCTTCGAACTGGAGATCGCCCCGCTCCAGTCCGTGTTCCTCGAACTGAACAACGCTCTGGGCGTGGAGGCCGTGCGGTTCCGCGAGCGGGTGAAGACGGCCGCTTAG
- a CDS encoding tail protein X, with amino-acid sequence MAAAQTLIARQGDKLDQLLWREGGLGPGDLTRVLDANPGLADLGVILPLGTRVLVPSAPEATGTPVLPLVQLWS; translated from the coding sequence ATGGCTGCCGCGCAAACCCTCATCGCCCGGCAGGGGGACAAGCTCGACCAGCTGCTCTGGCGCGAGGGCGGGCTGGGGCCGGGCGACCTGACCCGCGTGCTCGATGCCAATCCCGGCCTTGCCGATCTGGGCGTGATCCTGCCGCTCGGCACCCGCGTCCTCGTGCCGTCGGCGCCCGAAGCGACCGGCACACCTGTCCTTCCCCTTGTCCAACTCTGGAGCTGA
- a CDS encoding head completion/stabilization protein translates to MSTFLSLPTPSDLAQPAEPESPVTNDGFFPDIDPAHLREAARIPTSITWPRLRAAILGAIMTVELDLRAYAAAQIAAGHATLAAVPAPQLDGQSVQILRYTRAVALYAKAELIERHRDYDLTPAGTHQAEDLAPAIDELRRDAQHAVRDLTGRTRTVVDLI, encoded by the coding sequence ATGTCGACGTTCCTGTCCCTGCCGACCCCATCCGACCTCGCGCAGCCTGCCGAGCCGGAAAGCCCAGTGACCAACGACGGCTTCTTCCCCGATATCGACCCGGCCCATCTGCGCGAGGCCGCGCGCATCCCCACCAGCATCACCTGGCCGCGCCTGCGCGCCGCGATCCTGGGCGCGATCATGACGGTCGAGCTGGACTTGCGCGCCTATGCCGCCGCGCAGATCGCGGCGGGCCATGCCACGCTGGCCGCCGTGCCCGCCCCGCAGCTCGACGGGCAGAGCGTCCAGATCCTGCGCTACACGCGCGCGGTCGCGCTCTATGCCAAGGCCGAGCTGATCGAGCGCCACCGCGATTACGACCTGACCCCGGCGGGCACCCATCAGGCCGAGGATCTCGCCCCGGCCATCGACGAGCTGCGCCGCGATGCCCAGCACGCCGTGCGCGACCTCACCGGGCGCACGCGCACCGTGGTCGACCTGATCTGA
- a CDS encoding phage major capsid protein, P2 family: MRKETRQQFKSYVSQIALLNGIDPEDTVAKFSVAPVVEQTLEEKIQESSDFLQQINVVGVPQQQGAKVGVTVTRPLAGRTNTAAGNRRTPADPTDTTDDGGYFCRQTNFDHAIGYAKLDAWRHKPEFQTLLRDVILKQQGRDRIMIGFNGTSVAAQTDRVANPLLQDVNEGWLHKIRTHAPERVLSDGDISAEGTSAVYVAAGVEVVDGDATNVATAKADYANLDALAFDVLDLLDPWHRSDTDLVVIVGWKLVKDKYLNLLQAAGDTATEREAAHRILTLPKQLAGKRAVIVPFFPETSLLITSLDNLSVYWQEETRRRQIRDEPALDQIENYESVNEDYVVEDYGRTALVENVVMGKKPGA; this comes from the coding sequence ATGCGCAAAGAAACCCGCCAGCAGTTCAAGTCCTATGTCAGCCAGATCGCCCTCCTGAACGGGATCGATCCCGAAGACACGGTGGCCAAGTTCAGCGTGGCCCCGGTGGTCGAGCAGACGCTGGAAGAGAAGATCCAGGAATCGAGCGACTTCCTCCAGCAGATCAACGTCGTGGGCGTGCCCCAGCAGCAGGGCGCCAAAGTGGGGGTGACCGTCACCCGCCCGCTGGCCGGGCGCACCAACACCGCAGCGGGCAACCGCCGCACGCCCGCCGACCCGACCGACACCACCGACGATGGCGGCTATTTCTGCCGCCAGACCAATTTCGACCACGCCATCGGCTATGCCAAGCTCGACGCGTGGCGGCACAAGCCGGAGTTCCAGACGCTGCTGCGCGACGTGATCCTCAAGCAGCAGGGCCGCGACCGGATCATGATCGGCTTCAACGGCACCTCGGTCGCGGCGCAGACCGACCGCGTCGCCAATCCGCTGCTTCAGGATGTCAACGAGGGCTGGCTGCACAAGATCCGTACCCATGCCCCGGAACGCGTCCTGTCCGATGGCGATATCAGCGCCGAAGGAACCAGCGCGGTCTATGTCGCCGCCGGGGTCGAGGTGGTCGATGGCGATGCCACCAATGTCGCGACCGCGAAGGCCGACTATGCCAACCTCGACGCGCTGGCCTTCGACGTGCTCGACCTGCTCGATCCCTGGCACCGCAGCGATACCGACCTTGTGGTCATTGTCGGGTGGAAGCTGGTCAAGGACAAGTACCTGAACCTGCTTCAGGCCGCCGGCGACACCGCGACCGAGCGCGAGGCCGCGCACCGCATCCTCACGCTGCCCAAGCAGCTGGCGGGCAAGCGCGCGGTCATCGTGCCCTTCTTCCCCGAGACCTCGCTGCTGATCACCAGCCTCGATAACCTCTCGGTCTACTGGCAGGAAGAAACCCGCCGCCGCCAGATCCGCGACGAGCCCGCGCTCGACCAGATCGAGAACTATGAATCGGTCAACGAGGACTACGTGGTCGAGGACTATGGCCGCACCGCCCTCGTCGAGAACGTGGTGATGGGCAAGAAGCCCGGCGCCTGA
- a CDS encoding addiction module antidote protein: protein MTIELTPFDAAEYLTEPEDQAELLADALETCDVHVIAKAIGIVARAHGMTELAKETGIKRQQLYRSLGPDGNPTLETMLKVLPALGLKMRIEAAA, encoded by the coding sequence ATGACTATCGAACTCACGCCTTTCGACGCAGCCGAGTATCTCACCGAACCGGAAGACCAGGCCGAACTGCTCGCGGATGCTCTGGAAACCTGCGACGTGCACGTCATTGCCAAGGCGATTGGCATTGTCGCCCGCGCGCATGGGATGACGGAACTGGCGAAGGAAACCGGGATCAAGCGCCAGCAACTCTACCGTTCGCTTGGCCCAGACGGAAATCCGACGCTGGAAACCATGCTGAAGGTGCTGCCGGCGCTCGGCCTCAAGATGCGGATCGAAGCGGCGGCCTAA
- the gpM gene encoding phage terminase small subunit has protein sequence MSLARRKRDRTLAAQTITAAPVLSCGGAPAATGHPAPAAGASIRPASIRAASVRATPAERAAAQIALRLTHDLRRLKEIRSIDRKIEAKRTMLPEYRAWVEGVVAADAGVGSGTAADVVPTCMVWLIDVGAYGEALDLVPFLLRHRVEMPRRYERDVATIVVEEIADAAARAQNAGQRFDQAVLDTAEALTSGLDIHDQVRAKLLKAIGIEQLRTAEDMPAEDSAIVLRSALVHLREAQRLHDRIGVKDRVKRAEKLLAAVEAAEPNTGGPSTA, from the coding sequence ATGAGCCTTGCTCGTCGCAAACGGGATCGCACGCTCGCTGCCCAGACCATCACCGCAGCGCCTGTCCTTTCGTGCGGGGGTGCCCCTGCTGCCACCGGCCATCCCGCCCCGGCAGCAGGGGCCTCCATTCGCCCTGCCTCCATTCGCGCTGCCTCTGTCCGCGCCACCCCGGCCGAGCGCGCCGCCGCGCAGATCGCGCTGCGCCTCACCCACGACTTGCGCCGCCTGAAAGAAATCCGCTCGATCGACCGCAAGATCGAGGCCAAGCGCACGATGCTGCCCGAGTACAGGGCCTGGGTCGAAGGCGTGGTCGCCGCCGATGCGGGCGTGGGCAGCGGCACCGCCGCCGATGTCGTGCCCACCTGCATGGTCTGGCTGATCGATGTGGGGGCCTATGGCGAGGCGCTCGACCTCGTGCCTTTCCTGCTGCGCCACCGGGTGGAGATGCCCCGCCGCTACGAGCGCGACGTGGCCACGATCGTCGTCGAGGAAATCGCCGATGCCGCCGCAAGGGCCCAGAACGCGGGCCAGCGGTTCGACCAGGCCGTGCTCGACACCGCCGAGGCCCTGACATCCGGCCTCGACATCCACGATCAGGTCCGCGCCAAGCTGCTCAAGGCCATCGGCATCGAGCAGCTGCGCACCGCCGAGGACATGCCGGCCGAGGACAGCGCCATCGTCCTGCGCAGCGCGCTCGTCCATCTGCGCGAGGCCCAGCGCCTGCATGACCGCATCGGGGTGAAGGACCGCGTCAAACGCGCCGAGAAGCTGCTGGCCGCTGTGGAAGCTGCCGAACCGAACACCGGCGGTCCCTCGACCGCCTGA
- a CDS encoding phage virion morphogenesis protein, with amino-acid sequence MTGDDLAEIERLAGALLRTLSAGQRRKLLRKMARDLAASQRQRIAAQHQPDGSAFAPRKQKAQPVTGRGAACFLYPAGGSGPPRRVIMKSFTWGTGRSMTGFDIEAGGIRTFEFAKVVQWLPVPPEYRNRTSTRLRRRGSLRRAAMFRKLASARYLKAQSDDQGFWVGFSGKVSQIASIHQNGLRDKPSLRAKAVDTPRRELLGTTPTDREHLLDLLYEQMAG; translated from the coding sequence ATGACCGGCGACGATCTCGCCGAAATCGAGCGTCTGGCTGGAGCCCTGCTGCGCACCCTGTCTGCGGGCCAGCGCCGCAAGCTCCTGCGCAAGATGGCCCGCGACCTTGCCGCCAGCCAGCGCCAGCGCATCGCCGCCCAGCACCAGCCCGACGGCAGCGCCTTCGCGCCGCGCAAGCAAAAGGCGCAGCCGGTGACGGGCAGGGGCGCCGCCTGCTTCCTCTATCCCGCCGGCGGCAGCGGCCCGCCGCGCCGGGTGATCATGAAAAGCTTCACATGGGGTACGGGCCGCTCGATGACCGGCTTCGACATCGAGGCTGGCGGCATCCGCACCTTCGAGTTCGCCAAAGTGGTTCAATGGCTCCCGGTCCCGCCCGAATACCGCAACCGCACCAGCACCCGCCTGCGCCGCCGGGGAAGCCTGCGCCGCGCGGCCATGTTCCGCAAACTCGCCAGCGCCCGCTACCTCAAGGCCCAGTCCGACGACCAGGGCTTCTGGGTGGGCTTCTCGGGCAAAGTCTCCCAGATCGCCAGCATCCACCAGAACGGCCTGCGCGACAAACCCTCCCTGCGCGCCAAGGCCGTCGACACCCCCCGCCGCGAACTGCTCGGCACAACCCCCACCGACCGCGAACACCTGCTCGACCTGCTCTATGAGCAAATGGCCGGTTAG
- a CDS encoding GPO family capsid scaffolding protein: protein MAKSKFFRVAVEGPTVDGRVIERQMLVEAAAGYEPDTYTARINCEHIAGYSPDRPFNCYGTVRSLRTEEIELTVNGAKKTLLSLVAEIEANDQLVELNKAGQKLFTSCELHPNFAGEGKAYLVGLAITDTPASLGTEPLKFAVRSRGNLFSSACETVVELDAALDGPALAEATKSGFLAAFTALFKADKGGDGVVPPVEPTPASIPAPANDNTLDIARFASLMGEQVALAMKPGNAAITALGARLDAIETKLATEESPQTFRRSPATGGNHAIVTDC, encoded by the coding sequence ATGGCCAAGAGCAAGTTTTTCCGCGTTGCCGTCGAAGGCCCCACCGTCGATGGCCGCGTGATCGAGCGCCAGATGCTCGTCGAGGCCGCTGCCGGCTACGAGCCCGACACCTACACCGCGCGCATCAACTGCGAACACATTGCCGGCTACAGCCCGGACCGCCCGTTCAACTGCTATGGCACGGTGCGCTCGCTGCGCACCGAAGAGATCGAGCTGACCGTCAACGGCGCGAAGAAGACGTTGCTGAGCCTCGTGGCCGAGATCGAGGCCAACGACCAGCTGGTCGAGCTGAACAAGGCCGGGCAGAAGCTGTTCACCAGTTGCGAGCTGCATCCCAATTTCGCGGGCGAGGGCAAGGCCTACCTCGTGGGGCTGGCGATTACCGACACGCCTGCCTCGCTGGGGACCGAACCGCTCAAGTTCGCGGTCAGATCGCGGGGCAACCTGTTCTCGTCGGCCTGCGAGACCGTGGTGGAGCTTGACGCAGCGCTCGATGGGCCGGCGCTGGCCGAGGCCACGAAGTCCGGCTTTCTCGCTGCCTTCACCGCGCTGTTCAAGGCGGACAAGGGCGGCGATGGGGTGGTGCCACCTGTTGAACCGACCCCCGCGTCCATCCCCGCGCCCGCCAACGACAACACCCTCGACATCGCGCGCTTCGCCTCGCTCATGGGCGAGCAGGTCGCCCTGGCCATGAAGCCGGGCAACGCGGCGATCACCGCGCTGGGCGCGCGCCTCGATGCGATCGAGACGAAGCTGGCCACCGAAGAAAGCCCGCAGACCTTCCGGCGTTCCCCGGCCACCGGCGGCAACCACGCGATCGTCACCGACTGCTGA